Proteins encoded together in one Impatiens glandulifera chromosome 1, dImpGla2.1, whole genome shotgun sequence window:
- the LOC124939021 gene encoding uncharacterized protein LOC124939021 — translation MGERATFCAKFDELCKKINIIDEVEEVRELLAEEVSSRIFLVSNLLELCKEEETGARQRSRATWLRYGDKNTKFFHCVSNAQTRNNVINSISVEGVVHDGEPAISNSIVAFYKELFKESHMTRPKLDGVNFNTINAEQKNSLEARFTEEEVEATIMGCGSDKALGSDGFTLAFFKKAWLFLKIVSKCLANILRGVLESVISANQMTFIKGRQIFDAPLIANECINSANFKRYKCAFVKLDIEKAYDHVNWEF, via the exons ATGGGTGAACGTGCTACTTTTTGTGCAAAGTTCGATGAATTATGTAAGAAGATTAATATTATCGATGAAGTGGAAGAGGTTCGTGAGCTTTTGGCTGAAGAGGTTAGCTCTCGTATTTTCCTAGTTTCTAATCTTCTGGAATTGTGTAAAGAAGAAGAGACTGGGGCCAGACAACGGAGCAGGGCTACTTGGCTAAGATATGGGGATAAAAACACAAAGTTCTTTCATTGTGTCTCGAATGCGCAAACTAGGAATAATGTTATTAATTCTATTTCGGTGGAGGGTGTTGTACATGATGGTGAGCCCGCGATTTCAAATAGCATTGTTGCATTCTATAAAGAATTATTCAAAGAATCACATATGACTAGACCGAAGTTGGATGGAGTGAATTTTAATACTATTAATGCGGAGCAAAAAAACTCATTGGAAGCTCGTTTCACGGAGGAAGAAGTGGAGGCAACAATTATGGGTTGTGGCAGCGATAAGGCACTAGGAAGTGACGGTTTTACTTTGGCATTCTTCAAAAAAGCTTGGCTTTTTCTCAAG ATTGTGTCTAAGTGTTTGGCTAACATATTACGCGGGGTTCTTGAGTCAGTGATCTCAGCTAATCAGATGACTTTTATTAAAGGTCGTCAAATTTTTGATGCGCCTCTCATTGCAAATGAATGCATTAATTCGGCAAATTTCAAGAGATATAAGTGTGCTTTCGTGAAACTTGATATTGAAAAAGCATACGATCATGTGAATTGGGAGTTTTGA